The window AATTCTAACTTCATAATTATCCCAATTTACATTTAGGTCGTCATCCAAATCCAACTCATGCCATAAGTTTTTTATCGCATCAGGATTGGATTTTGCCCAAATTGCATATGCTAATACCTGAGGAAGTATTTTCTCATCAACGGTAACATTTTTCATCTCTATAACACAAACATTTCCGTCTTCATCAATACCCACCATATCAGGGATTCCCGGCTTACGGCCTCCCCGAATCTGCCGATTCAAAATTGTAATGCCTTGTAGAATGTCTTCATTATTAAACACAAACTCCTCAAACTCCTGCTCAGATCCAAATGGTTTGGTTATTAGTTCAATAGTTTTCTTTCCTTTTGGGGTCCAGAATAAGTTTGCCATGATACTGTTTGTTTAGTACTGCTAAGTAATAAGATAAGCTAAAATTACTACTTTTTCTTACTTTTTCGTTTTTTATTAGGTTTCTCTCCTATAAACAAATCACCCGTTTTGTTCTCATACAACCAAAGCCCGTGTGTTTTTCAATCCACCATTCTGTGCTTAACCGGCTAACCACATTCGTGTTGTTTCATCTTTTCATGAAAATCCTGCCGAAGGGACTAGGTCAGCCTGCGTATGGGCTTGTGTTAAATACTTGACCTAGCGATGGAAAATTAGGCCGAACGGGGGCATGCTTTGGCCTGAGTTGCTTGGCGATGTTGTAGGTGGGTTTGTGCGATGGCTCATTCCGCAATGGCACTTTGAAAAGTTTTCAGTGAAAGTATCGCCACCCACCTCCGCGACGGAATGAGCTTGCGCACGGGCTTTCGCACAACATTCCGCCGAGCATCTGAGACTTTATTCCAATTTGAATTTGTGTACATATGTTGCTTGGCGGAATGTTGTGGGTGGGTAAGTGCGAGAGCTCATTCCGCCATGGGCTGTCGACAAGTAATACTATGAAATTAAATCAGCCGAATGCTATTGACGAATAAAATCATGCATGAACTTTTAAGCAACATTTAGCGAATAGGTATGTTATGTATACAAATTATGTAAATTCAAAGTCGATACAATGACAGGGCCTTTTTCTCCTGCATAATCGATTGCACTGCTATACATATATTGTTCGGGTCTGTTTACAAGACCAGCTTCTACCGGGTTCATGTGGATGTAGTGAATTTTTGATAATGTGAATTTTGCACTATAAACTTCTTCCGCATGGTTATTGTATTGCCATACCTGATTCTTTGATTTTATTTTTTGTTTTTTTCCTCCTTTTTGAAAAAGTTCCAGCAACCATTCTTTCCTGCTTTCATTGCTTGTTTCTATTTCCTTGATTATTTGTTTACTTGTATATTTCTTCAAATCACGGATAATTGCACTCAGGTTTTCATTTTTTGCTCGTGCAATCATATGAATATGGCTTGACATAATGACGTAGGCGAAAATTTCCAATCCTTTCTCGTTAACGCAATAGTTGAGGCTTTCGCAAATGATATTCTTTTGTTGTGGACGAAGCAAAACATCTGCCCATTCAACAGCGGTCAGTGTTAAAAAATATGTAGCCTCTTGTTTGTGGATTTGATATGCGTAAGACATAGTGCAATAATCCAATTCTTAAAGTTGAAATACAATCTATATATGCTGGATATTTTATATCTATTTATAAGGATTCAATACAAGTCAGTTGTTAGAAGGAAAGCCATGGAAGGGTTGGGGCGATAGCAAATTTCGTTGAGCATACTAAGGCCTGAGTTGCTTGGCGGAATGTTGTGGGCGGGATTGTGCGATGGCTCATTCCGCCATGGCACTTCGAGAAGTTTTCAATGAAAGTATCGCCACCCACCTCCGCGACGGAATGACCTCTCGCACGGGCTTTCACACAACATTCCGCCGAGCTTGGGGAGCGATGGCAAATTGCGTTGTGGATGCTAAGGCCTTAGTTGCTTGGCGGAATGTTGTGGGCGGAATTGTGTGATGGCTCATTCCGCCATGGCACTTCGAGAAGTTTTCAATGAAAGTATTTCCACCCACCTCCGCGACAGAATGACCTCGCACACGAGCTTTCACACAACATTCCGCCGAGCTGGCGGAATGACCTTGCGCACGGGCTTTCACACAACATTCCGCCGAGCATCTGAGCTTTGATCCTATTGAGCATCTATGAACCTTAGTTGCTTGGCGGAATGTTGTGGGCGGATTTGTGTGATGGCTCATTCCGCCATGGCACTTCGAGAAGCAGTTCAGTAAAAGTATCGCCACCCACCTCCGCGACGGAATGACCTCGCGCACGGGCTTTCACACAACATTCCGCCGAGCATCTGAGCTTTGATCCTATTGAGCATCTATGAACCTGAGTTGCTTGGCGGAATGTTGTGGGCGGGTTTGTGTGATGGCTCATTCCGCCATGGCACTTCGAGAAGTTTTCAATGAAAGTATCGCCACCCACCTCCGCGACGGAATGACCTCGCACACGGGCTTTCACACAACATTCCGCCGAGCTGGGTATCGAAAAAATAAGGTTACTTATTTGTAAATTATTAACCTTTGTCTGGGTAATGTTGCGGGCTAGATTGTGCGATGGCTCATTCCGCCTGAACCGTTTTTGAAAAGTGATGTTGACAACGTTTCGTCAGCAAGCTCCGCGGAAGAATGACCTTTCGCACGGGCTTTCATACAACATGCTGCAGAACTGTGCTAAACTCATTCGATTTCCACAAAGTCCCCTTTTTTTGGAATGCATAATGGGGTACTATTTTCTGGAATGAAACCAGCTTTAATGAGTGAGTCATAACACTCCACAACCTTGGCCCTTACTGTAAAATACCTTTCATAGGCTACTATCCAAGTTGGCCTAGTAATAATTTCGTTGAAATTCAAGACATGTGTAGATGTATTTTGAATTAAAGTTTCAGATTCTTTAAAACCGGATTTTGACTCATTAAGTGAAAGTAATTTCAATTTATCTTTCAACTGAAGAATTAATTTATTATCGAACCTACCTTCTTTTTTCTTTGAGAGGAATGTTGAAATGAATTCAGGCGTGGTCCTGCCTGAGACTCTATACAGGGTATCAAGTTTTTGTAAATTATAAAAAATTTCGATTGTCAATTCTGATAAATAATTTTTAATTCCTTCGTCTTCTGCATATTGCCTGTACAATTTCAGTTTTGTTCCCTTAGCCAATCTTGGCATATCGAACAAGCATGGTTTGATCAACAGGACATTGTTTGAAAAATCCGAAACAACAAATTGATATCTGGGCTTGATTAAATTATCAAATATTTCTCTTAAATCGGATTTGAAATCCGCATCAAAATTTCCAATACTTTCAATATAACTTCCTCCCGCCCAGATTGGATCCGTATTATGGCTATCTGCTATCCTGTTATATGCATTGATTTCAAAAACGATCGAATCTTTTGCATCTGATTTATCACATTTTACTTTTATTGAAGCCCAACGTGAAACCCCCAAGGAATCTCCGGCAGCGTCAAAATTTTCAGGTGGTATTCCATTAAAAAATTGACCCTGCCTATTGAAATAGTTTTTCGCATCCTGGAGTGTGACTAGTGAGTCCGGATAGATGACAGAAAGCAACACTGAAGTCATTCTGTCAATGAGGGCATTTGTATCTCTGACGAAATGAATGTACTCTTCAGAAGTATTGTTTTTCTTAGAAAGTTCTGAAAGGTTGAATTGGAGATAGAATGTTTTAGGGACTTTATCAGTGTTAACTAAATTGGAATTGGTTGCTAGTTTAGAGTAACTTGAATAGATAAAGTAGCCTGTCAAAATAACAAGAAGTAAAATTGCTATCGATAGGAGACCTTTCCTTTTTTGTTGCTTTTTAAATATTTCAGGTGTAGGAGGAGGTGTTTGATTTCCATTGTAGAAACCATAGATTTTCAATTTCTCACTAATTCCTTTCAATCTGGTTGATCCATAACAGATTGACTGAATATTTTCCTTGCTATTTTCTTGTAACCAACCGGCTGCATTCTCCCAAATTGATTGTGATGTGAGTACCTGTCCACCCTGAGCTATTGACTGTATCCTTGCTGCCCTGTTTACATGCTTACCAAAGATATCGGGTGCAAGGTTATTCTCGATTGCAACCTGTCCGAGGTGAATTCCTATTCGTACAGTCAGGTGATAATCTTTAATTGAAAGGTGTGCCCGGTTTGCTGTTATTGCATTCTGGAATTCCACGGAACGCTGAACTGCAGTAGAAGGTTCAGCGAACACACAGAGAAAAGCATCACCAATCTCTTTTACGATTACACCCGCGCCATCGCGAGGAATGATAGATCTAAACAGTTCATCGTGCAGGTGTCTGATTTTAGCAAATGCTGTTTCTCCATACTTTTCTACTGCAAATGTCGAGTTTACAATGTCTGAAAAAAGTATAGCAAGTACTGCTGTGTGCCTCGACCTTCGATAGTTTTCGATAGCATTTACTTCTTCAGGGCTGAGGGAATGGATCAGTTCGTCTGCGGGTGTTTGCATGAGTACTTCTTATCAAACCAAAATGAAAAGGAAAATTCTTAAATTGAAGATGTTCTATCCAAAGTTAAACTTTTTTTTGCTTTTGAATACAAAATTAAACATTGCCGGATATCTGTTTTAATTGTGAATTGAGAAGGGGCCGTCACTCTGAATTATATTAAATATGGTCAAAAACAATCCGGTTGAGGGTCGAATTGCCTGGATGGGAGTGAAGGTTGAAAGCTCAAATCACTTGTATGCCTTATTCGTGTGATTAATGTATTTGTGGAATTGTACGATGGCTCATTCCGCCCTGGCCCTTCGAAAAGTAATTCAGCTAAAGTATCGCCACCCACCTCCGCGGCGGAATGACCTTTCGCACGGGCTATCACACAACATTCCGCAGAGCTGGGTAAATAAATGTTTTGTAACTTAACCTCACATTTAGGACTAGCAAGAGTAAGCTGTTAGACATGTTGCAATTGTTCTAAACGATCTTCAAAATTATGTCACATCAACTCCCTCAAATAAATGTTAAAATAAAATCCGGCCAGGAGCAATTGAATACTAATGGTTCACCCACAGGTATAAAACTCATTGACTTTTGGAAGTGGAGCGTCTCGGATCTAATTAGTAACGCGACTCGTGGACGATTCGCTGAATTTATTGTTGCTTCAGCTTTGGGTATTAACATGGAAAATGTACGCGACGAATGGAGCGCCTATGATTTGATAAGTCCAGAAGGAATTAAAATTGAAGTGAAATCCGCAGCTTACATTCAGAGTTGGGCTCAAGAGTACCTTTCAAAAATAAGTTTCTCAATCAAGGCTGCCAGATATTGGGATCGCTCAACAAATATCCAAGATCCCACACCATCCAGACCTTCTGATTTTTATGTTTTTTGCCTTTTAAAACATCAAGACCAACCGACTCTTGATCCAATGAATTTAGATCAATGGGAATTTTATGTTGTTTCCACACTTGAAATCAGCAATTATAAAAGAAGCCAAAGTTCGATTACACTAAACTCATTGCAAAAGATTACGCAATCTGTAAAATATTCTGAACTTCAACAAGCTATCATTGATCGAAGTCAGCGACAGTAAACTAATCCCTGAAAGTAATAGTTGCATAGACACTTGAAATACATGGAAAAAGTAGTTTTGTTTTACTTAGAAAGACCGGATATTAAAATATCTATGGAGATTTACTTTAACGAGAAGGATCAGTTGTGCTTTGATGGATATGATATTGGCAAATCGGTCGAGGGGGCTATGGGGGATTCTGATTATGAATATACTTATACAATAGAGCCTGAAGAGGTAAATAAATTCTATCCAATTTTTAATTTAACACCCGGAGATAGGCAGGGACTATTACAAGAAATAAAAAAGAGATTTAGTGTTAATGAAGCCTACTCATTATTTAGAGAGTTTATGCGACTTCACAAAATAGAACATGGTAGTTCAACTTGGACTTAGTGGGGTTGATTAGTTCTTATCATTATTGTAAGTTGCAACTGGGTTGCGGTTAGCGAAATATTAACGGCAATTATTTAACGACCTACAAATTTCAAACAGTGTAACAATGGAGAAAGTATTTTTCAACAACATTCGTAAAAATATTCTTGGCGAAATCTTGAAAGCTGAACACACAATCAAAGTTGGTGTTTGTTGGTTTACCAACCATGAACTTTTTGATGCTCTTTGTTCTAAAATTGAAGATGGAGTTAAAGTTGAACTAATAGTTATAAATGATTACATCAACAATAGAACCGATGGACTCAACTTTCAAAAGTTCATAGATATTGGAGGTGATTTTTATTTCGGAGACAATGAAAAGCCAATGCACAATAAGTACTGCATTATTGATGATAAAATATTAATAAATGGCTCTTACAATTGGACTTATTATTCCGAAAACAAAAACGAAGAGAATATTATAATTCATGCTGGTAAGAAAAACCTTTTGTTGAACTTTATTAAAGATTTTGAAAGAATTAAATCGGGACTTCCTAAAGTAAAGTCATTAAGTCAAATTGCAATTACCGAAATCAACAACAAGAATTATTTTGGAGCAGAAAATTATTTAGCTCTCGATTATTTGTATGAATCAAGAGAAACTAAGATGCCTTCTATCGTTGAGAAAGCACTTCAACTTGCACCAAACAATTTTCAAATACAAAAAGAGGCAGTTGCTCTTAATATCTTAACCAAAAGGAAAACGATTACAAATATTGGTAGAGAAATTATCGAAGATGGATTTGTTATTCTTATTCCCAAAGGCACAGTAATTCCAATTGAAGGAGAAAATACTTTTCATACAGTTGAAGATAATCAAACTGAAACAAGTGTGGACATTAGATATGGAATTTATGAAAATGCGAGTGGGAATAAACTAATCGGGTCATTTAATATTTCTGGCATTCCTGAGATGCCAGCAGGAAAGGCGGGTTTGATAACGAAATACAAAATAGATATTAATGGGAAGCTAACTGTAACTGAAATTATTGAGGGAACTGTAAATAGTGTGACAATGGATTACAATGTTAGTCACTTATTGACTAATAAATAATTTGTTAACGATGAAGCATAACTGCTGCTAACAACTAAGGCTTCGTTGCGTTCGTAGAAGGATAAATCCCAATTCACGCAATGGACAGCAGTGAAACGGTTAATAGCTACCCCAAACAATAAGGTATATGGAAAAACTAATGGACTTTACTGAATTTCTAATTATTGAGATTAGCAAACAGGAAATAGAATCCAACGACTTCCAACCTGTGTTCAGAACACTCAACCGGCTGCTTGAAGACAAGGAAACTATTCTGTACTTTTTTGAACGAGTCGAAATCTCAGTAGGTGGTTACGAGAACGACCCAAGAGAACTTTGGGAAATTCCAGAAGTGAAAAAATTTATTGAGGAACTCGATACACAATTTCCTTATTGGTTTTACTTCCTTACAAAGTATGGAGCTGGTTTAAA of the Bacteroidota bacterium genome contains:
- a CDS encoding transposase, yielding MSYAYQIHKQEATYFLTLTAVEWADVLLRPQQKNIICESLNYCVNEKGLEIFAYVIMSSHIHMIARAKNENLSAIIRDLKKYTSKQIIKEIETSNESRKEWLLELFQKGGKKQKIKSKNQVWQYNNHAEEVYSAKFTLSKIHYIHMNPVEAGLVNRPEQYMYSSAIDYAGEKGPVIVSTLNLHNLYT
- a CDS encoding adenylate/guanylate cyclase domain-containing protein — encoded protein: MQTPADELIHSLSPEEVNAIENYRRSRHTAVLAILFSDIVNSTFAVEKYGETAFAKIRHLHDELFRSIIPRDGAGVIVKEIGDAFLCVFAEPSTAVQRSVEFQNAITANRAHLSIKDYHLTVRIGIHLGQVAIENNLAPDIFGKHVNRAARIQSIAQGGQVLTSQSIWENAAGWLQENSKENIQSICYGSTRLKGISEKLKIYGFYNGNQTPPPTPEIFKKQQKRKGLLSIAILLLVILTGYFIYSSYSKLATNSNLVNTDKVPKTFYLQFNLSELSKKNNTSEEYIHFVRDTNALIDRMTSVLLSVIYPDSLVTLQDAKNYFNRQGQFFNGIPPENFDAAGDSLGVSRWASIKVKCDKSDAKDSIVFEINAYNRIADSHNTDPIWAGGSYIESIGNFDADFKSDLREIFDNLIKPRYQFVVSDFSNNVLLIKPCLFDMPRLAKGTKLKLYRQYAEDEGIKNYLSELTIEIFYNLQKLDTLYRVSGRTTPEFISTFLSKKKEGRFDNKLILQLKDKLKLLSLNESKSGFKESETLIQNTSTHVLNFNEIITRPTWIVAYERYFTVRAKVVECYDSLIKAGFIPENSTPLCIPKKGDFVEIE
- a CDS encoding Hsp70 family protein; translated protein: MEKVFFNNIRKNILGEILKAEHTIKVGVCWFTNHELFDALCSKIEDGVKVELIVINDYINNRTDGLNFQKFIDIGGDFYFGDNEKPMHNKYCIIDDKILINGSYNWTYYSENKNEENIIIHAGKKNLLLNFIKDFERIKSGLPKVKSLSQIAITEINNKNYFGAENYLALDYLYESRETKMPSIVEKALQLAPNNFQIQKEAVALNILTKRKTITNIGREIIEDGFVILIPKGTVIPIEGENTFHTVEDNQTETSVDIRYGIYENASGNKLIGSFNISGIPEMPAGKAGLITKYKIDINGKLTVTEIIEGTVNSVTMDYNVSHLLTNK
- a CDS encoding chlororespiratory reduction 6 domain-containing protein, producing the protein MEKLMDFTEFLIIEISKQEIESNDFQPVFRTLNRLLEDKETILYFFERVEISVGGYENDPRELWEIPEVKKFIEELDTQFPYWFYFLTKYGAGLKMIAFCCSNLIKLTATKVWLDPDSLDKFFIKHFGAVNMLAYKINMTERENAELSKKITDYFSHNFKRI